The window AGTGTACCTTAGGTGTAAAATACCGAACTATCCTACCTTCAGGCGTTGTTTCGGGTGGTCCAATGTACTACCTAAGCCAAGGTCTTGGTGAAAGAGGATTAGGTGGACTAGGTAAAGCCCTTGCTATTGGTTTTGCCTTAATGTGTATTTTAGGTGCGTTGGGCGGCGGTAACATGTTCCAAGCTAACCAAGCACATGCCATGCTCACTTATGCATTTGATGTACCGAGTGAATACGGTGTCATCACAGGGCTTGTACTCGCAACCTTAGTGTTTTCCGTTATCGTTGGCGGTATGCCTTCTATCGCGTCTGTAACAGAAAAAGTTGTTCCATGGATGGCTGCTCTGTATATCGGTATGGCTCTCATCGTTATCGGTTCTAACCTTGATCAAGTTGGTCCTGCGTTCAGTGCAATCTTTACAGGTGCATTTACCGGTGAAGGTGTAGTTGGTGGATTCATTGGTGCCTTAATCCAAGGTTTGAAACGTGCGACGTTCTCAAACGAAGCCGGTGTAGGTTCAGCAGCAATCGCTCACTCTGCCGTAAAAACAAAAGAACCAATCACCGAAGGTCTTGTATCACTATTAGAACCATTCGTTGATACGGTAATCATTTGTACAATGACAGCATTGGTTATTACTATCGCTGGCTTAAACGTAGGTCCATATGATGGAACAGGTTTAACGGGTGTAACGCTGACTGCTGCATCGTTTACTGAAACTGCAGAAGTGTTTAAATACACACTCGCTCTCGCGGTAATCATGTTTGCATTTTCTACCATGATTTCTTGGTCGTACTACGGTCTAAAGGCGTGGACTTACCTATTTGGTGAAGGCAAAACAACGGAACTGATTTTCAAAGTGATGTTTTGTGTGTTTGTTGTTATTGGTGCGACGATTCAGTTTGGCGCGGTAATCGACTTCTCTGATGCGGCTATCTTTGCGATGTCTATCTTCAACATTCTTGGTCTGTACTTCCTAATGCCTGTTGTGAAGAAAGAACTGCAATCATTTGTTGCTCGCGTTAAATCAGGTGAAATCAAGACTTACGACAAGTAGCTTATCGATTGTCGTTAATAACACTGTTCTAAAAATTTTTGTAAGACCCTTTGCTTGAGAAAGCGAGAACAGGACTGCAACTTATCCAAATCCCTACCTGCTTTGCTTGTGGGGATTTTTTATGCCTGAATTTTCTTGTTCAAGCAGTTCAGGATCTTGGCTTACTTTTTTACGATCCACCGCCTCTTCTACTTCAATCATATCTCGTTGCGCTAATGGCGAGTTACAATCATCAAAACAATAGGCTACAGTGCAGTTCTCACACAGATATTCATTCATGGTTTAATCCCTGTCCATTGAGATGGTCTAATCACAGAATGACAACAGACCGCGTGTTCATCCTAGAACACCGCTATTATGCTGTTTCTCAGCCGTATAAATATGCGTGCAAAGTCACCCAATATTCAACTGGCCACATATGAAAAGCAGTTTTACGATTCTAATCACAGATAACCTTAGTAACAACGTGCAAACGTAGCCTAGACATTCAACAACACAATGAACACTTTCACTCACTTTGCATCATTCAAGCCCAACCCTCTGCTGTAAGCCACCCAAAGACAGGGAGTACAAAGCACGATACCAACCGCCACATAAACCAAGGTATTGAAATCCAAAGACGCATCAGATTGTCGCTGTACCAGAGCACTACTGAGCAATCCCCCAAAACCCACAGCAAAATGTTGCAACGAACTTTGTAAACGAATCAAAAGCATGCGTTTGTTGACGTTAAGAGCGTTAATTAATTCGACGGATAGAACTAAAGTCCGAGTAGAGCTCACCACGACAAAGACAACAAAAGCCACAGCAGCGCTGCCCACATTGAGCGAACCAAAGCCCCAAACGATAGAAATGACCATGCCCAATGATAAACACACAATGAGGCGAAAAATTGCTTTATCAGTACCCCTAATACGTGCGAAAGCTTGCATCGCTATGAAGGTACAGGTTCCGCTGATGGCATAACAGTATCCTAATAACGTTGCTGATATTCCGAGGTTCACCTCAAGCATCACTGGGAACTGCGTAGAGACCAGAAAAGTACCCAGTACAGCGCTGAAAGCCAACACAATTGCAAAACGAAGATCCCGACTACATAAATAGTCACCTAACTTAAACTTTTGACTATCAGTGAATTCTGATTCTGCAGACCCCTCTTTTAATTGAATAGATGGTGACAGAGATACCACAGCGCCAATCAACAACAGTAATCCTGCAATAACTTGAAAACTGAGTTGCCACTCCCCCATTGAAGACAGCATGATAAGCGCCGGTACGCCCGCACTTAATGCCAATGGAAACGAGCTCAGTAAAACAGCAATGTTTCGCTTTCTATCGTCATCACAAGAGATCAACGTAAGATAGTTCAGGTTTAGAACGGCTAAAGCCCCACCAAATAGTCCCGAGAGCATTCTATAAACGATCAAGAGATCAAAATCTGAGGCCACTGATGTCAACCACGTCGTTACAGCTAAACCTACAACACAGATATAGACTCGTTTAATTTCTCTATTTGGGTCTAGACTGCCTTTTGTAAATAAACATATCACTGCAGCCGCGATAGCATAGGCTGAAACAAGGTAGCCTGCTTGCGAGGCATCATCTCTTAAGCTCAAGCTTATTGTTGAACTTAACGGGACAATAATAAGAGCATCAAGAGCGACTAGAAAGTGGATTACAAAACAACATAAAATGGCACGACGTGGTAATAAAGCCTTGAATTTCATTAAATACTTAATTAGAAATAACGCTTTAATTCGATTTGTACTTAACAATTTTTACTCTACTTTATTGATTGGTAATGGTGTTATTGTACAAAGTGAAACAGGTCAACAAAGTGGCTATTGTTGGTTTCATAATCCAATATTTCGGGATAAAGATGATTAATCAGATAGAACAACAATGGCTTCGAAGCTTTCACTGTGTCTTTGAGAACAACAGCTTTAAAAAAGCGGCGGAGTTTTTAGATTTACCAACATCAAACGTTAGCCGCCACATCGCCTTGCTAGAGGAAAAGCTCAATACTCGGCTGTTTGAAAGAACCACTCGTAAGATTGCGCCAACAGAAGCTGGCGAGAAGCTATATCAATCGACACAATCTTTACTGGGTCAGCTTGATGAAGCGCTAGAGGAAGTAACTCGATATTCACACGGCGTAGAGGGACAACTAAGAATATTGATGCCAGACACACCTGCACTCGCACAGGCTGTCATTTCATTCTGTACTGAGCACCCCAAAGTTTCATTGTGTTGTGACACGAGTTTAAGTCCTAAAGACGATCTGCTCGATGGTTTTGATCTTATCTTGAGCTTTGGCCGAGGCAAGCTACCAGACAGCAATTGGATAGCCCGAGAAATTAGACGCTGGCCAAGTGCTGTCGTTGCATCGCCGGAGTTAATTCAAGACTCCAAACGTCCATATCAAATAACAGATTTAGTCCACGTCCCATGTATTAGTAGTTTAACGGCATTGAGTGGAACGCCTTGGGTATTTAGAAGCACGGAGGGAGAGCTTATTACGCAAAAAGTTAGTTCTTCATTTCGAGTAAATAGTGGAAGCCTTGCCAAAGCAGGAGCCTTAGCTGGCCTTGGGTTTTCTATACTGCCAATCGAAGCCTGTGTTGAAGAGATCAAAGCAGGATCTTTAGAGGTCGTAGAACTCGAGCATAAACCTGAAGATTTAGTTTTATATGCGTTTTATGCATCGCGAAAACATCTAGCAAAGAAAATATTGATGTTTATTGAACACTTACAAACTAGTCCAGATCCCCTTCAGAAATAGTCTCAACGTATTCGCCATATACTATTGATAGTCGTAACGAAAAACGCCCACACCATTTTCATGATGTGGGCGTTTGAATATTTGCTGTCACACATTCGCTAGCAAACAGGCTTACTTATGAGTTGGCTAAGCACCTGAACTTATAAACCCATCTCTTCAGTTAGCGTTTTAATTTGCTTGAGATCCATGGTGTGAACTTCAATCATTTGTCTGATATCACTCAGTCGAGAGTTCGCGTTATCTTGTTTCTCACAAGCGTCAGATTTTGCATCCCATGATGTTCCATCTAAGAAAACATCACATGCCTTTTTCAATGAGCCAAGGCTCTGTTCAAGTTCGTCTCTTTCTTTCTGTAACTTCTCAAGCTCTTGAGATATCTGTAATTCTTTTCGGAAGACTTCACGTGAACGTTCAAAAAGGGTCGATTGCATATCAGCCTGACGATTCAGCTTTTGGTTGTTTTTCTGAGTTTCTTCTAGCGTTTGTTTCTGCTCATTAAGCTGCTGCTCTAATGAATAATTCGCTTTTTCTAAAACGGCAGACTGCTTCTCTAAATCTTTCAGTTCTTTTTGATGCTCTTCTGTCTGCTTCACTAAAGCGGCTTCTACTTTTGCATCGATCTCGGTATCGACTTTTGCCACCTTAGCTTCAACAGACGTCATCAATTCGGTTTTGCTGTCGCGCAGTTCTTGATAACGAGTTTCGAGTACCTGATAAGTAGACTCCCACTTGGAAGCCGTCACTGTAGAACCGATTAAGCCACCAAGAGCTAAACCTATAACCGCAGCAATGCCGATATAAAGCTGACTGCGCTTATCGCGTTCTTCAATAACAACCACTTCATCTTGTTCGCTTTGTCCAGATTGCTGGTTCACTAGCGGGTACTCCCAAAAATATGTTTAACGTTACGCGGTCACTGACACTAATGCCAATACTGATAGTGTAGGCTCAGTTAAACCTATCGCTCAAGTCAGAAGCACTTGAGCTTTGCTAACACGTTCATCCTATCTGTTCACAGACAGATTTAACGAGTTAACTCCGAAATCATCAAGCTGGCAGTATACAAAAGGAAGCTGCTAACGATAACTATCACTACCCATTTTTGCAGTTTTTCGTTTGTCCGGTAACGAAACAGCACAAATGCCAAAGCCAATAAAAAAACAATCGCTATTAATCGAGTCATAACTCCTCCTTGTTTCTCTATTTTATACCATTTAAATAAGCAAGTTACGTCAGAGACTCGTTGTTTGATCATTTAGTTGAACAACATTTGAGCAAACAGATATTTTGTAGCTGACATCACATTTTATATGATCTAGGATACGCCTACAGATTACCTAATTATTTAGGTAATTGTTCCAATGAAGACTGCAGGAGAGTGGTTTTTAACTAAATTTTAACATTTAGTTAGATTAACCCGCCGAAGAAGCAAATCTTTCAGGCGCTTTATGCTGGAGAAATCCAGAAAAGTGAGGACTGTCGTTGGAGGAACCTCTGGAGAGAACCGTTAGATCGGTCGCCGAAGGAGCAAGCTTAGTGCCCGTTACTTATCTATAAGTGATTCGCTAAGTGAAACTCTCAGGCAAAAGGACAGAGGAGTGGAAAGCAACAGCCTTAATTAACAAAAGAATTCTATCTAGAAATCCGTATGTATTAAGTAGTGCTATCGATCTCTGTGATCTGCACTGCCTTCCCTCTTCTCCTTAAATTTTTAATTTATTAAGGGGAAACTATGAACCACCTACAAGCTACACTACAAACCATCAACCAATTCGTTTGGGGACCACCACTGCTTATTCTGCTAGTGGGAACGGGTATCTACTTTACTTTTAGCTTAGGCTTACTCCAGTTTAGACACCTTCCAACTGCGCTAAAAATGGTGTTCACCAAAGATAAATCCGGCACAGGTGACGTATCAAGCTTCGCCGCTTTGTGTACAGCGCTTTCCGCAACGATTGGTACAGGTAATATCGTAGGTGTAGCGACCGCAATCAAGATTGGTGGCCCTGGTGCCCTATTCTGGATGTGGCTTGCCGCTGTCTTTGGTATGGCGACCAAATACGCAGAATGTCTACTTGCTGTTAAATACCGTAGAACCGATAGCAATGGCGAAATGGTTGGCGGCCCAATGTACTACTTGCAATACGGTGTCGGCTCAAGAGTCTTAGCAGTGATGTTCGCTGTGTTCGCCTTGGGTGTTGCCTGCTTCGGTATTGGTACCTTCCCACAAGTTAACGCTATCTTAGACGCGACTGAAATTTCCTTTGGTGCTTCGCGTGAAATGTCTGCTGTCGTTCTTACGATATTGGTGGCAGTGGTAACCCTTGGTGGTATTCAATCTATCGCTAAGGTGGCAGGAAAAGTCGTTCCTACCATGGCTATCATGTACATCGTCGCATGTTTGAGTGTTCTGGTTTCCAATGCAGACCAACTATTGAATGCCATTACCCTTGTTGTGACCTCTGCGTTTACTAATACAGCAGCAACCGGTGGCTTCTTTGGTGCGAGCATCATGCTTGCTATCCAATCAGGTATCGCTCGTGGTGTATTCTCGAATGAGTCAGGCCTAGGTAGTGCACCAATGGCGGCGGCGGCAGCAAAAACGGACTCATGCGTAAAACAAGGGCTGGTCTCTATGACAGGCACCTTCTTCGATACCATCATCATCTGTACCATGACAGGTTTAGCACTTATCTTAACGGGCGCTTGGCAGACCGACCTTTCTGGTGCTGCGATGACCACTCATGCATTCGCTGT of the Vibrio lentus genome contains:
- a CDS encoding alanine/glycine:cation symporter family protein, which produces MKNIRELFFGFILLFSSSAFAEEGSFSQSISNLSKSVDGFFNDYTGWFVGLIFKSVPLGEANFPIIVGWLLLAAIIFTVYFGFVQFKRVGMAIDIIKGKYTDPNSKEDGEVSHFQALTTALSGTVGLGNIAGVGAALAIGGPGATFWMILCGLLGMASKFCECTLGVKYRTILPSGVVSGGPMYYLSQGLGERGLGGLGKALAIGFALMCILGALGGGNMFQANQAHAMLTYAFDVPSEYGVITGLVLATLVFSVIVGGMPSIASVTEKVVPWMAALYIGMALIVIGSNLDQVGPAFSAIFTGAFTGEGVVGGFIGALIQGLKRATFSNEAGVGSAAIAHSAVKTKEPITEGLVSLLEPFVDTVIICTMTALVITIAGLNVGPYDGTGLTGVTLTAASFTETAEVFKYTLALAVIMFAFSTMISWSYYGLKAWTYLFGEGKTTELIFKVMFCVFVVIGATIQFGAVIDFSDAAIFAMSIFNILGLYFLMPVVKKELQSFVARVKSGEIKTYDK
- a CDS encoding alanine/glycine:cation symporter family protein; this encodes MNHLQATLQTINQFVWGPPLLILLVGTGIYFTFSLGLLQFRHLPTALKMVFTKDKSGTGDVSSFAALCTALSATIGTGNIVGVATAIKIGGPGALFWMWLAAVFGMATKYAECLLAVKYRRTDSNGEMVGGPMYYLQYGVGSRVLAVMFAVFALGVACFGIGTFPQVNAILDATEISFGASREMSAVVLTILVAVVTLGGIQSIAKVAGKVVPTMAIMYIVACLSVLVSNADQLLNAITLVVTSAFTNTAATGGFFGASIMLAIQSGIARGVFSNESGLGSAPMAAAAAKTDSCVKQGLVSMTGTFFDTIIICTMTGLALILTGAWQTDLSGAAMTTHAFAVGLNADTLGPMLVSVGLIFFAFTTILGWNYYGERCVVFLLGTKAVLPYKIIFIALVASGAFLKLDMIWLMADIVNGLMAIPNLIGLILLRRVVIEETKLFFKPLTSSSDCVAVKA
- a CDS encoding MFS transporter, producing MKFKALLPRRAILCCFVIHFLVALDALIIVPLSSTISLSLRDDASQAGYLVSAYAIAAAVICLFTKGSLDPNREIKRVYICVVGLAVTTWLTSVASDFDLLIVYRMLSGLFGGALAVLNLNYLTLISCDDDRKRNIAVLLSSFPLALSAGVPALIMLSSMGEWQLSFQVIAGLLLLIGAVVSLSPSIQLKEGSAESEFTDSQKFKLGDYLCSRDLRFAIVLAFSAVLGTFLVSTQFPVMLEVNLGISATLLGYCYAISGTCTFIAMQAFARIRGTDKAIFRLIVCLSLGMVISIVWGFGSLNVGSAAVAFVVFVVVSSTRTLVLSVELINALNVNKRMLLIRLQSSLQHFAVGFGGLLSSALVQRQSDASLDFNTLVYVAVGIVLCTPCLWVAYSRGLGLNDAK
- a CDS encoding chromosome partitioning protein ParA; amino-acid sequence: MNQQSGQSEQDEVVVIEERDKRSQLYIGIAAVIGLALGGLIGSTVTASKWESTYQVLETRYQELRDSKTELMTSVEAKVAKVDTEIDAKVEAALVKQTEEHQKELKDLEKQSAVLEKANYSLEQQLNEQKQTLEETQKNNQKLNRQADMQSTLFERSREVFRKELQISQELEKLQKERDELEQSLGSLKKACDVFLDGTSWDAKSDACEKQDNANSRLSDIRQMIEVHTMDLKQIKTLTEEMGL
- a CDS encoding LysR family transcriptional regulator; translated protein: MINQIEQQWLRSFHCVFENNSFKKAAEFLDLPTSNVSRHIALLEEKLNTRLFERTTRKIAPTEAGEKLYQSTQSLLGQLDEALEEVTRYSHGVEGQLRILMPDTPALAQAVISFCTEHPKVSLCCDTSLSPKDDLLDGFDLILSFGRGKLPDSNWIAREIRRWPSAVVASPELIQDSKRPYQITDLVHVPCISSLTALSGTPWVFRSTEGELITQKVSSSFRVNSGSLAKAGALAGLGFSILPIEACVEEIKAGSLEVVELEHKPEDLVLYAFYASRKHLAKKILMFIEHLQTSPDPLQK